The proteins below come from a single Mesobacillus jeotgali genomic window:
- the carB gene encoding carbamoyl-phosphate synthase large subunit, with protein MPKRKDVNSILVIGSGPIIIGQAAEFDYAGTQACIALREEGYKVILVNSNPATIMTDTEIADVVYIEPLTLEFVARIIRKERPDAILPTLGGQTGLNLAVELAKSGVLDECGVKILGTKLEAINQAEDRELFRDLMNELGQPVPDSDIIHNLEEAYTFVERVGYPVIVRPAFTMGGTGGGICSNEKELIEIVTSGIKNSPVGQCLLEKSIAGFKEIEYEVMRDSNDNAIVVCNMENFDPVGVHTGDSIVVAPSQTLSDREYQLLRNASLKIIRALKIEGGCNVQLALDPDSFNYYVIEVNPRVSRSSALASKATGYPIAKLAAKIAVGLTLDEMLNPVTGKTYACFEPALDYVVTKIPRWPFDKFESANRTLGTQMKATGEVMAIGRTFEESLLKAIRSLEADVIHLSLNNQSEINDELLEKRIRKAGDERLFYLAEAIRRGISIETLHSWSKIDLFFLHKLERLIAFEQELSEKKFDLETAKSAKRKGFSDKVIAELWNVEEQEVYQWRIENSLTPVFKMVDTCAAEFESETPYFYSTYEEENESVVTGRESVIVLGSGPIRIGQGIEFDYATVHSVKAIKEAGYEAIIVNNNPETVSTDFSISDKLYFEPLTIEDVMNIINLEKPIGAVVQFGGQTAINLASKLVDRGVKILGTSLEDLDRAEDRDKFEQALSGLQIPLPKGSTAKSVKEAALIASEIGYPVLVRPSYVLGGRAMEIVYKEEELLHYMKNAVKINPEYPVLIDRYLTGKEVEVDAISDGENVLIPGIMEHIERAGVHSGDSIGVYPPQSLSEEVKQKLVNYTIDLAKGLNIVGLLNIQYVIADEEVYVLEVNPRSSRTVPFLSKITNVPMARIATKVILGQSLQAQGYETGLVPEQDGVFVKVPVFSFEKLRRVDITLGPEMKSTGEVMGKDTTLEKALYKGMIAAGMKIKEFGTVLLTVADKDKEETLALAKRFSNIGYQLMATEGTAKYLEAAGIKVKTVGKIGAEGPNLIDVIRKGEAQMVINTLTKGKQPERDGFRIRRESVENGVPCLTSLDTAKAILRVIESMTFSADALKPMEQAKEGVFS; from the coding sequence ATGCCAAAGCGTAAAGATGTTAACAGTATATTAGTCATAGGATCAGGACCGATCATCATCGGCCAGGCAGCAGAATTCGATTATGCAGGCACACAGGCATGCATCGCACTGCGTGAAGAAGGCTATAAGGTCATCCTCGTCAATTCGAACCCTGCAACCATCATGACTGACACGGAAATTGCAGATGTGGTATACATAGAGCCGCTTACTCTTGAGTTTGTGGCAAGGATCATCCGCAAAGAGCGTCCGGATGCCATCCTGCCGACTCTTGGCGGACAGACAGGACTTAACCTTGCAGTCGAACTGGCTAAATCAGGTGTTTTGGATGAATGTGGCGTGAAGATTCTCGGAACAAAGCTAGAAGCGATCAACCAGGCGGAGGACAGAGAGTTATTCAGGGACTTGATGAACGAGCTCGGACAGCCGGTCCCAGACAGCGACATCATTCACAATCTAGAAGAGGCTTATACTTTTGTGGAGAGAGTCGGATATCCAGTGATTGTCCGCCCTGCTTTTACAATGGGAGGCACTGGTGGAGGCATCTGCAGCAACGAAAAAGAATTGATTGAGATCGTAACGAGCGGCATAAAAAACAGTCCTGTAGGACAATGTTTGCTTGAAAAGAGCATTGCCGGGTTCAAGGAAATTGAATATGAAGTAATGCGTGACAGCAATGATAACGCCATCGTCGTCTGCAATATGGAAAACTTCGATCCGGTAGGTGTCCATACAGGGGATTCCATCGTCGTGGCGCCAAGCCAGACTCTGAGTGACCGTGAATACCAGCTGCTTAGGAATGCCAGCCTGAAAATCATCAGGGCCCTGAAGATCGAAGGCGGCTGCAATGTTCAGCTTGCACTTGACCCTGACAGCTTTAACTACTATGTAATCGAAGTGAATCCGCGGGTAAGCCGATCCTCTGCCCTGGCATCAAAAGCTACGGGCTATCCAATTGCCAAGCTGGCAGCTAAAATCGCTGTTGGTTTGACACTCGATGAAATGCTGAATCCGGTTACGGGGAAGACATATGCCTGCTTTGAACCTGCACTGGATTATGTTGTAACAAAAATTCCACGTTGGCCATTCGATAAATTTGAATCAGCGAACCGGACACTTGGAACGCAAATGAAAGCAACTGGCGAAGTTATGGCAATCGGCCGGACTTTCGAAGAGTCGCTGCTTAAAGCGATTCGTTCGCTTGAAGCTGATGTGATCCACCTTTCTTTGAATAATCAAAGTGAAATTAACGATGAATTGCTTGAGAAGAGAATTCGCAAGGCCGGTGACGAGAGGTTATTTTACCTTGCAGAGGCGATCAGAAGAGGGATTTCAATCGAAACTCTTCACAGCTGGAGCAAGATCGATTTATTCTTCCTTCATAAATTAGAGAGATTAATAGCTTTTGAGCAGGAGCTTTCTGAAAAGAAGTTTGACCTGGAAACAGCAAAGTCAGCAAAGCGCAAAGGCTTTTCAGATAAGGTAATTGCTGAACTGTGGAACGTGGAAGAACAGGAAGTATATCAGTGGCGGATTGAGAACAGCCTGACCCCTGTATTTAAAATGGTCGATACTTGTGCCGCTGAGTTCGAATCAGAGACTCCATATTTCTATAGCACATATGAGGAAGAAAATGAATCAGTTGTGACAGGAAGGGAAAGCGTCATTGTACTGGGGTCCGGGCCGATCAGGATTGGTCAGGGAATCGAATTTGATTACGCTACCGTCCATTCCGTGAAAGCCATCAAAGAAGCGGGCTACGAGGCCATTATCGTCAATAACAATCCTGAAACGGTCTCTACTGATTTTAGCATCTCTGATAAATTGTACTTTGAACCTTTGACGATTGAGGATGTCATGAACATTATCAATCTCGAAAAACCAATTGGAGCAGTGGTCCAATTTGGCGGGCAAACTGCGATCAACCTGGCATCGAAGCTTGTCGACAGGGGAGTGAAGATTCTCGGAACAAGCCTGGAAGATCTGGATCGGGCTGAGGACCGTGACAAGTTTGAACAGGCACTATCCGGCCTGCAAATCCCGCTTCCAAAAGGCAGTACAGCAAAATCAGTAAAAGAAGCAGCGTTGATTGCATCAGAAATCGGCTACCCAGTTCTTGTGCGTCCATCCTATGTACTCGGCGGCAGGGCAATGGAGATAGTCTATAAGGAAGAAGAACTTCTGCATTATATGAAAAACGCGGTAAAGATCAACCCTGAATATCCTGTGCTGATCGACCGTTATCTGACTGGGAAAGAAGTAGAGGTCGATGCGATATCCGATGGGGAAAACGTATTGATACCGGGCATTATGGAACATATTGAAAGAGCGGGTGTCCATTCGGGGGATTCGATCGGTGTCTATCCGCCTCAAAGCCTCAGTGAGGAAGTAAAACAAAAGCTAGTAAACTATACGATTGATCTTGCTAAAGGGCTGAATATTGTCGGTCTGCTGAATATTCAATATGTCATTGCTGATGAAGAAGTCTATGTGCTCGAAGTGAACCCTCGCTCCAGCCGTACAGTACCATTTCTGAGCAAAATCACGAACGTGCCAATGGCGAGAATCGCAACTAAGGTCATCCTTGGCCAGAGCCTGCAAGCTCAAGGATACGAAACCGGTCTTGTACCTGAACAAGATGGAGTTTTTGTGAAAGTACCGGTGTTCTCGTTTGAAAAATTGCGTCGGGTTGACATCACACTCGGACCGGAAATGAAGTCTACCGGCGAAGTCATGGGTAAGGATACAACGCTCGAAAAAGCTCTGTATAAAGGCATGATTGCTGCCGGCATGAAAATCAAGGAGTTTGGTACAGTCCTTCTTACAGTTGCTGATAAGGATAAAGAAGAAACATTGGCATTGGCAAAGAGATTCTCGAACATTGGCTATCAATTGATGGCGACAGAAGGAACAGCCAAATACCTGGAGGCTGCCGGCATTAAGGTGAAGACTGTCGGAAAAATCGGTGCTGAAGGACCGAATCTGATCGATGTGATCCGTAAGGGAGAAGCACAGATGGTCATCAACACGCTGACAAAAGGCAAGCAGCCAGAACGTGATGGATTCAGGATCCGCCGAGAATCTGTAGAGAATGGTGTGCCATGCCTGACTTCCCTTGATACAGCAAAAGCGATCTTACGAGTCATTGAATCTATGACATTTTCAGCAGATGCACTAAAGCCGATGGAGCAAGCCAAAGAAGGTGTTTTTTCATGA
- a CDS encoding dihydroorotate dehydrogenase electron transfer subunit, with product MIRQENCKVVSNRQIADNIFELVLSGELSAAMSQPGQFVHVKVGEGFDPLLRRPISIASINDGTFTIIYRRQGRGTSMLAEKTPGMSVDVLGPLGNGFPAGEAKPGQTAILVGGGVGVPPMYELAKQLARNGVKVISIIGFQTASALFYEKELSGFGEVYVTTVDGTYGRKGFVTDILDGLEADIVFACGPTPMLRAVENGNYADKTYLSLEERMGCGIGACFACVCHTKDDPQGFTYKKVCSDGPVFQAGEVVI from the coding sequence ATGATCAGGCAGGAAAACTGCAAAGTAGTGAGCAACAGACAGATTGCCGACAACATTTTTGAACTGGTCTTAAGCGGCGAACTTTCTGCGGCTATGTCCCAGCCTGGCCAATTCGTCCATGTGAAAGTTGGGGAAGGCTTTGACCCGCTTTTGCGCCGGCCAATCAGCATCGCTTCGATTAATGATGGCACATTTACGATTATCTACAGGAGGCAGGGAAGGGGAACCTCCATGCTAGCCGAAAAAACCCCAGGGATGTCAGTCGATGTCCTGGGACCACTGGGCAATGGCTTTCCGGCAGGAGAAGCCAAACCGGGTCAAACGGCAATCCTTGTTGGCGGTGGAGTTGGAGTTCCGCCTATGTATGAACTCGCTAAGCAGCTCGCCCGAAATGGAGTTAAAGTCATAAGCATAATCGGATTCCAAACAGCCAGTGCCCTTTTTTACGAAAAAGAGCTGTCAGGCTTTGGTGAAGTGTATGTTACGACTGTTGATGGCACCTATGGCCGAAAAGGGTTCGTCACTGACATTCTTGACGGTTTGGAAGCGGATATAGTATTTGCTTGCGGTCCGACACCGATGTTGAGAGCCGTTGAAAATGGAAATTATGCAGATAAAACTTACCTTTCACTAGAAGAACGGATGGGATGCGGAATCGGTGCTTGCTTTGCATGTGTCTGCCATACGAAGGATGATCCACAAGGCTTCACATATAAAAAGGTCTGCAGCGATGGACCAGTATTTCAAGCAGGGGAGGTTGTCATATGA
- a CDS encoding dihydroorotate dehydrogenase — MSSLSIQLPGLNLKNPVMPASGCFGFGREFSQLYDLSLLGAIMIKATTPDPRFGNPTPRVAETPGGMLNAIGLQNPGLEKVYNEELPWLEQFDVPIIANIAGSTEDDYVKVAEQMSKAPNVHALELNISCPNVKTGGIAFGTDPDMAKALTRKVKDVSEVPVYVKLSPNVSDIVKIARAVEDGGADGITMINTLLGMRIDLMTGQPILANKTGGLSGPSVKPVAIRMIYEVSQHVSIPIIGMGGIQSAEDVVEFFLAGASAAAVGTQNFVDPFVCPKIIEELPEWLAKLGADHISELTGRSWKKNERLAYYRP; from the coding sequence ATGAGTTCGCTATCAATCCAGCTGCCAGGATTAAATCTAAAAAATCCAGTTATGCCTGCTTCAGGCTGCTTCGGCTTTGGCAGGGAGTTCAGCCAGCTCTACGACTTGAGCCTTCTGGGAGCAATCATGATAAAGGCTACGACGCCAGACCCGCGCTTTGGAAACCCGACGCCAAGGGTTGCCGAGACGCCAGGCGGGATGCTCAATGCCATCGGCCTGCAGAACCCCGGCTTAGAGAAAGTGTATAATGAAGAACTTCCATGGCTCGAGCAGTTTGATGTGCCGATCATTGCGAACATCGCTGGTTCAACGGAGGATGATTATGTAAAAGTAGCAGAACAAATGTCCAAGGCTCCAAATGTCCATGCCCTTGAACTGAATATATCATGTCCCAATGTAAAAACGGGCGGGATCGCCTTCGGCACAGACCCCGACATGGCAAAGGCGCTGACCCGGAAGGTAAAAGATGTGTCTGAAGTGCCTGTGTATGTAAAGCTTTCTCCAAATGTATCTGACATTGTCAAGATTGCCAGGGCAGTTGAGGATGGAGGCGCGGATGGGATCACAATGATCAACACTTTGCTTGGCATGAGAATCGACCTGATGACAGGGCAGCCAATACTTGCGAATAAAACCGGCGGCTTGTCCGGTCCTTCTGTGAAGCCGGTAGCCATCAGGATGATTTATGAAGTCAGCCAGCATGTATCCATCCCAATTATCGGAATGGGGGGAATCCAATCGGCTGAGGATGTGGTCGAGTTTTTCCTTGCCGGTGCAAGTGCTGCGGCGGTAGGAACCCAGAATTTCGTAGACCCTTTTGTATGCCCAAAAATCATTGAAGAATTGCCGGAATGGCTGGCTAAGCTCGGGGCAGACCATATTTCTGAATTAACGGGAAGGAGCTGGAAGAAGAATGAAAGACTCGCTTATTATCGCCCTTGA
- the pyrF gene encoding orotidine-5'-phosphate decarboxylase: MKDSLIIALDFPNKGQVFEFLEPFGNEQLFVKVGMELFYAEGPSIIEELKKRNHKIFLDLKLHDIPNTVKSAMKVLAGMGCGLVNVHAAGGSEMMAAAIEGLEAGTPAGLKRPDCIAVTQLTSTSEIQVHSEQLIGVSLHESVLNYAALAQKSGLDGVVCSPHEASLIHGRLGVEFMTVTPGIRPAESAIQDQKRSATPEFARKQGISAIVVGRPITRAANPLESYLAINNEWKGVYQ; encoded by the coding sequence ATGAAAGACTCGCTTATTATCGCCCTTGATTTCCCTAACAAGGGGCAGGTGTTTGAGTTCCTTGAACCATTTGGAAATGAACAGCTTTTTGTAAAAGTTGGAATGGAGCTTTTTTATGCCGAAGGGCCGTCAATTATTGAGGAGTTGAAGAAGCGGAATCATAAAATCTTCCTTGACCTGAAGCTTCATGACATCCCTAATACAGTAAAAAGTGCAATGAAGGTGCTCGCTGGAATGGGGTGTGGCCTTGTCAATGTCCATGCTGCTGGAGGTTCGGAAATGATGGCAGCAGCGATCGAGGGCCTTGAGGCAGGCACTCCAGCGGGTCTCAAGCGTCCGGATTGCATTGCGGTCACACAATTGACCAGTACATCTGAAATCCAGGTCCATTCTGAACAGCTGATTGGGGTATCGTTACATGAGTCCGTACTGAATTATGCGGCACTGGCTCAAAAGTCAGGGCTTGATGGTGTGGTCTGTTCCCCTCATGAAGCCAGCCTCATTCATGGCCGATTGGGTGTTGAATTCATGACCGTCACACCGGGGATCCGTCCAGCTGAAAGTGCGATTCAGGACCAGAAACGCAGTGCTACTCCTGAATTTGCAAGGAAACAAGGTATATCCGCAATCGTCGTCGGAAGGCCAATTACACGGGCAGCTAATCCCCTGGAGAGCTATCTGGCAATTAATAATGAATGGAAAGGTGTATATCAATGA
- the pyrE gene encoding orotate phosphoribosyltransferase, with the protein MKREIAEALLEIEAVSLQPENPFTWSSGLKSPIYCDNRLTLSFPPIRRRVAEGLKSLIVEHFPEAEMIAGTATAGIPHAAWVSELLDLPMTYVRSKAKGHGKGNQIEGKVTQGQKVVVVEDLISTGGSVIEAVEALREAGCVVLGVVSIFTYELEKGKQQLDSANISAHSLTDFTTLANLAEEKGLITKESLDSLAEWRKNPSEWGTAKNI; encoded by the coding sequence ATGAAAAGAGAAATAGCAGAAGCATTGCTTGAAATCGAAGCTGTCAGCTTACAGCCTGAAAATCCATTTACATGGTCTTCCGGACTGAAGTCGCCGATTTACTGTGATAACCGACTCACTCTGTCTTTTCCTCCCATCCGCAGAAGAGTGGCTGAAGGGCTGAAGAGCTTGATTGTTGAACACTTTCCAGAAGCTGAGATGATCGCGGGAACGGCTACTGCTGGGATACCTCATGCCGCCTGGGTCAGCGAACTGCTTGATTTACCTATGACTTATGTACGCTCGAAAGCAAAGGGACACGGAAAAGGGAATCAAATCGAAGGAAAGGTGACTCAAGGCCAAAAGGTCGTTGTTGTCGAAGATTTAATCTCAACTGGAGGCAGCGTCATTGAGGCGGTCGAGGCATTGCGAGAAGCAGGCTGCGTAGTACTTGGAGTTGTTTCGATTTTTACATATGAACTAGAAAAAGGCAAGCAGCAGCTGGATTCTGCAAATATCTCAGCACACTCACTGACTGACTTCACAACTCTTGCTAACCTGGCAGAGGAAAAAGGACTTATCACTAAAGAAAGTCTTGATAGCCTTGCAGAATGGCGCAAAAATCCATCAGAATGGGGAACCGCCAAAAATATTTGA